In Dioscorea cayenensis subsp. rotundata cultivar TDr96_F1 chromosome 11, TDr96_F1_v2_PseudoChromosome.rev07_lg8_w22 25.fasta, whole genome shotgun sequence, a single genomic region encodes these proteins:
- the LOC120271633 gene encoding uncharacterized protein LOC120271633, which translates to MAEPRCTLSDYERPQFTGEEFSVHAPTVPANNFEIKASTIGMVQNSVQFDGQLIDAAAGGSLSSKTPEDAEILIENMVEALTKRFNQFVFGTSSNSGAILSCETYGAGHATVQCPISIASDAPVETVDYVGGAPRGPGNPYGNIYNPGWRNHPNFSCGQQQQHRPPQPQGLPPQPLQQPEKKFTTEDVLARFMINTEAKFVNINNQFAEVGQLSRANSERPPGSLPSNTENNQREHLKAVTLRSGKQDEARAEEGSSTKHNGVAAREDPKPSESELEGVKEKQDEATIQLQTPRIPEYKPVIPYPARLRQDKDEAQFRKFLNVFKQLHINIPLVEALTQMPKYTKFMKDLLTN; encoded by the exons ATGGCAGAACCAAGGTGCACCTTGTCTGATTATGAAAGACCTCAGTTTACTGGTGAGGAATTCAGTGTGCATGCTCCCACCGTGCCtgctaataactttgaaatcaaagcaagcacaattgggATGGTCCAAAATTCCGTACAATTTGATGG ACAGCTCATCGATGCTGCAGCAGGGGGGTCATTGAGTAGTAAAACCCCTGAGGATGCTGAAAtcttgattgaaaacatg GTTGAGGCCCTGACAAAGAGATTCAATCAGTTTGTGTTCGGTACGAGCTCAAATTCTGGTGCAATTTTGTCTTGCGAGACTTATGGGGCCGGGCATGCTACTGTTCAGTGCCCAATTTCAATAGCCTCAGATGCCCCAGTTGagacagttgattatgttgggggagCTCCCAGAGGCCCGGGGAATCCTTATGGAAACATatataatccggggtggaggaatcacccaaatttttcttgtGGTCAACAACAGCAACATCGGCCCCCGCAGCCACAGGGACTTCCACCTCAACCTCTCCAGCAGCCCGAGAAGAAGTTCACCACTGAAGATGTGTTAGCAAGGTTTATGATCAATACCGAGgcaaaatttgtgaacatcaaCAACCAATTTGCTGAA GTGGGGCAACTTTCTAGGGCAAACTCGGAGCGACCGCCGGGTAGCTTACCTAGTAACACTGAAAATAATCAAAGGGAGCATTTGAAAGCCGTCACTCTCAGGAGCGGGAAGCAGGATGAAGCACGAGCCGAGGAGGGCTCAAGCACTAAACATAATGGGGTAGCCGCACGGGAAGACCCTAAGCCATCTGAGAGTGAACTTGAAGGGGTAaaggaaaaacaagatgaagCAACCATTCAACTACAAACACCAAGGATACCCGAGTACAAGCCGGTGATCCCCTATCCGGCTAGGCTGAGGCAAGATAAGGATGAGGCTCAATTCAGGAAATTCCTCAATGTATTTAAGCAGTTGCACATAAATATCCCTCTTGTTGAAGCATTAACTCAGATGCCCAAGTATACAAAGTTTATGAAAGACCTGCTGACTAAttag